Proteins encoded by one window of Cylindrospermum stagnale PCC 7417:
- a CDS encoding DUF29 domain-containing protein, with protein MSATYQTDFNFWIEETAQLLRENRWQEIDKEHLIEEISDLGKSEKRAISSQLIRLLLHLLKWQYQPQRRSDIWLDSITDARTQIELTIKDSPSLKNYPTEQLEESYEKARRQATKQTGLLISVFPENCPYFLDLVLNEDWLPD; from the coding sequence ATGAGCGCAACATATCAAACAGATTTCAACTTTTGGATAGAAGAAACAGCCCAACTATTGCGGGAAAATCGCTGGCAAGAAATTGATAAAGAACATTTAATTGAGGAGATTTCCGACTTGGGTAAAAGTGAAAAGCGAGCAATTTCTAGTCAACTAATTCGCTTGCTGTTACATTTGCTCAAATGGCAATATCAACCTCAGCGTCGCTCAGACATTTGGCTAGATTCTATCACTGATGCGCGTACCCAAATTGAATTAACTATTAAAGATAGTCCCAGTCTCAAAAATTATCCTACAGAACAACTTGAAGAAAGCTATGAAAAAGCGCGGCGGCAAGCTACGAAACAAACAGGATTACTAATTTCTGTATTTCCCGAAAATTGCCCCTATTTTTTAGATTTAGTATTAAATGAAGACTGGCTACCAGATTAA
- a CDS encoding DUF5615 family PIN-like protein produces MVRLYADEQFPRIVSELLRTLGHDVLTVQEAGNGNQSIPDEEVLNFAIQEQRAILTLNRYDFIQLHRLQPNHPGIIVCTNDSDRNRMSQRLHEAICKEGNLEGKLIRVVRPSV; encoded by the coding sequence GTGGTGCGTCTTTATGCAGATGAACAATTTCCCCGTATAGTCAGCGAATTATTACGCACTTTAGGTCACGATGTATTGACGGTGCAAGAAGCTGGAAACGGTAATCAAAGTATACCTGATGAAGAAGTGTTGAACTTTGCTATTCAAGAACAAAGAGCAATTTTGACGCTTAACCGCTATGATTTTATTCAGCTACACCGCTTACAACCAAATCACCCAGGTATTATTGTTTGTACAAATGATAGTGATAGAAACCGAATGTCACAACGCCTTCATGAAGCTATTTGTAAGGAAGGAAATTTAGAAGGTAAGCTGATTCGAGTAGTTCGTCCTTCTGTATAA
- a CDS encoding DUF433 domain-containing protein: MTHQELETQLLALTPTEKAEAIQILTQTLNQGSYRITKTPGVCGSEACIANTRIPIWLLVESRRLGITEAQLLNDYPHISAADLVNAWAYANAHPEEIAAAIDKNEAA; encoded by the coding sequence ATGACACACCAAGAATTAGAAACACAACTCCTAGCATTAACCCCAACTGAAAAAGCAGAAGCCATACAGATATTGACTCAAACATTAAATCAAGGTTCATATCGCATTACCAAAACACCAGGTGTCTGTGGTAGTGAAGCCTGTATCGCTAATACTCGCATTCCTATTTGGCTGTTAGTAGAATCTCGTCGTTTAGGAATCACTGAAGCACAACTATTAAACGATTATCCTCATATTAGTGCTGCTGACTTAGTAAATGCTTGGGCTTATGCAAATGCACACCCAGAGGAAATTGCAGCAGCAATTGACAAAAATGAGGCGGCTTAA
- a CDS encoding type II toxin-antitoxin system HicB family antitoxin, whose protein sequence is MSQYSMIVQWSEEDQLFLVTIPEFSDRVVMPCTHGKTCEEAIRHGEEVIEMYLEACLAEGESIPEPSLVKIA, encoded by the coding sequence ATGAGTCAATATAGTATGATTGTTCAATGGTCAGAGGAAGATCAGCTTTTTTTAGTCACGATTCCAGAATTTAGCGATCGCGTAGTTATGCCCTGCACTCACGGGAAAACTTGTGAAGAAGCAATTCGTCATGGGGAAGAAGTAATTGAAATGTATTTAGAAGCGTGTCTTGCAGAAGGTGAGTCTATCCCTGAACCCAGTTTAGTGAAAATTGCTTGA